The DNA sequence GGGGAGGCAGGTGCGTGCGAACTCCAGGAGCGACGCTCGCGTGTCAGCGGTGAGCACGGGGTTGCCGATGAAGTCGATCGCCCGCGCTACGGCGGTCTCCGGGTCCTCGGTCTTGCTGTAGGCGCTCTTCCACGGGTTCACGGTGCCGCCCCAGTCGCCCGGCTGCGACAGGGCGTAGATGGCGAGCTGGAAGCGCCCCTTCCAGGTCGAGGTGTCGAGCCAGGCGGAGTCGTCCCAGCCGGAGACGTTCGGCGGGTAGAAGAGCTGCTGCCCGGCCTCGCCGCAGAGCCAGACCCAGTCGCCCACGTCGATCGCCCGCCCCTGGCCGCGCAGCAGGCCGGCCGTGTACACGACCGGCGGCTTCACCATCGCCGGGCCGGTATGGAAGTCGGGATGCATGAGGATCGCCTCGACCACGGGGCGGATCCCGTAGCCCGAGTCGAGGTAGAGCTTCTGGAGCGCGGCCTGAGTGGCGGCGTCCGGCGGCGTCGGGATGAAGTAGCTCCACAGCTTCGTGACGAAGAACGACGCGTGGTACGGGTTCTCGAGCACAAGCTGGACGGCTGCCTGCCAGTCGAAGTCGCCCGACTTGCCGAACACGGTCTTGGTGCTGTGATCGTGGCGCGTGTCGTCGTAGCGGAAGTTCGTCCAGCCGGTCGGGTCGACCCACTCGGCGCGCCAGCCGGTGAGGGCGAGCGCGAGTTGGCGCACGTCCTCCTCCGTGTAGGCGCCCCGATCGGCCCCGAGAGTGAAGAGCTCCATCAGCTCGCGCGCGTAGTTCTCGTTCGCCGCGCGCTTGCGGTTGTCCACCCCGTTCAGCCAGACGAGCATCGCCGGGTCCTTGGTCACCCCGGCGACCAGATCCTTGAACGAGCCCAGGGCGCCCGCGCGGAACATCTCGTTCTGATCGATCATCAGGTGCGCGCTGTCGACGCCCGCCCTGGAGGTCGCGAACCAGTCGTGCCAGATCAGCGTCATGCGCTCGATCAGCTGCTGGTCGGAGCGCACCATGCGGTCAAGCCACCAGAGGTGGTCGTGGCCCCAGGCGTCGAAGGGTGCGATCGGACCGCTCTTGTCGCGCGGCTCGGGCCCGGTCAGGGTGGCCG is a window from the Gaiellales bacterium genome containing:
- a CDS encoding DUF1800 domain-containing protein → MSLLTHKHARGAKKPKNHAPPQRLVHGRRRRHKPPKAPRGLHMSPVKIPPPAQPPHPPPNPSGDGGPPIYGRDLGNDQLKRLLWRAGFGPRPGDVDALSGKPLADVVQSLTRPRGAATLTGPEPRDKSGPIAPFDAWGHDHLWWLDRMVRSDQQLIERMTLIWHDWFATSRAGVDSAHLMIDQNEMFRAGALGSFKDLVAGVTKDPAMLVWLNGVDNRKRAANENYARELMELFTLGADRGAYTEEDVRQLALALTGWRAEWVDPTGWTNFRYDDTRHDHSTKTVFGKSGDFDWQAAVQLVLENPYHASFFVTKLWSYFIPTPPDAATQAALQKLYLDSGYGIRPVVEAILMHPDFHTGPAMVKPPVVYTAGLLRGQGRAIDVGDWVWLCGEAGQQLFYPPNVSGWDDSAWLDTSTWKGRFQLAIYALSQPGDWGGTVNPWKSAYSKTEDPETAVARAIDFIGNPVLTADTRASLLEFARTCLP